gggctagtaatctgaaggttgccagttcgattcccagccgtgccaaatgacgttgtgtccttgggcaaggcacttcaccctacttgcctcggggggaatgtccctgtagttactgtaagtcgctctggataagagcgtctgctaaatgacgtaatgTAAAGGCTCTGTCGTACATTCTGTATGTCTGGACTACCGCTATATAGTAGCAGTATGTTTGATTCTGTCCACCCTCAGGAGTAGGTCGTCTTTTGACGAGGGCAGTATCTACATTTCCTGTACCCGTCCACACAGCTTTGTGGACCCTGGAAAGCCGTATTCTTCCCACTCCCCCGTGATTAAAACGGGTTGGCTGGACAAGACCCCGCCTAAGGGGTAAGGGAGGAAACGAGAAAACATGAGCTCAAAGAAAGACATCCCGTGGGCTTGTGTCTTATTAAAGTGAAGCCTTGCCTTATCTGCAGGACTCTGATCTTTCAAAAGCGCTGGGTGACGTTGGATGCAGAGTTCCTGAGATACTACCAAAACGAAAAGGTGCAGTCATGCGGACGATCTCTCACGATGCAAGTTTACACTGACGACCGCGAAATGAATCGGCATCTGTCACAGTTAACCCTGCCTTCTTTCCTCAGGAGGTGTTCTCGAAGCGATTCATCGCTGTCTCAACCATCGCCGATGTGCTAAGCGTCGGAGATCAGAAGTTTGAGGTGGTGACCAAGAACAGGACTTTCTTGTTCCGTGCCGAGAACAGTGGTAGGGCCTCTACTCAGAAATCTATTAAAAGAACATACTGCTACTGTTATTGTCATAGGTGTGTAATcattatttaatgttttttttttttttttttagccgTCAGAGCCGGGTGGGTGGCAGTCCTTAAAGAGACCATCCAGCAGCTCTGCTCCAACAGGAAGATGCGTTCTGCGAGCTTCAGTGATGCGGGAGGGGACAGTCACGGGGAGAAACAAGGATACCTGGAAATGAATGGATCCCGCTCCAAACTTTTTATTGTCGTCAGTGCAGACAGGGTGTTCCTCTACATGAACTCAGAGGTGCTTGTTTGTGTATTCCATTGGGACGGTTCACTaaacacaaacataaatgtCATGTTTCAGGAGCGGTACGAAAATATCCACCCCACCTCTTATGAAATCCATTGATTAGGACCTAATGCTTGGATTTCAATGGACTGATATACCTCATTTGCGACATAACTCGACGTAGCATTAACATGGCTGCATGTTCCCTTGATGTATTTTATTCGGTATCTCGGTGTCATTCATGGGTTAGGTACAGAGGCCGTTCTGGAACTCCTCAATCTCTAACCCGACATCTTCTCATCAGGAACACAGCCAAGGGATTGGCATCACGTGCATCGACATGAACATGGGCAGCGTGAAGAGCTCGGACACCCGCGCCTTCAGCCTCAACACCTGCTACAAGCTGTTCAGGTGAGACACATGCTACATGCTGTTCAGGTGAGACACATGCTACATGCCGTTCAGGTGAGACACATGCTACATGCCGTTCAGGTGTGACACATGCTACATGCCGTTCAGGTGAGACACATGCTACATGCCGTTCAGGTGAGACGCAACGACCCCGGGCCTTCCTCATGACCCCCAGTCCGGTCCCCACCACGCACTGTAGCCCACAACGTCGAGGGGAATCCGCACGGACGCTAATCACCCGCACCCCGTTTTGTAGTTTTGTGGCAGAGACATCGCAGCAGAGGGATGAGTGGGTGGAGGCCATGCAGGCCTGCATCGGCCGCTCTCTGTCCAGTGACACGGTGGTGTGGAAAGTCTGGGTCGAGGAGTCCAACCGGCTCTGCGCCGACTGTGGGGAAGAGGACCCAGACTGGGCGTCTGTCAATCTCTGCGTGGTCATCTGCAAGCACTGCGCAGGTACTGAACCACCGTGAATAGAGCAGGAATGAAGGGAACAGTGGTTTGGGCGCGCGACACACATCCCCAGTTCAAGCTGATCGCTGTCATGCCATCTTTGCCATAGATCAGGCATCACTAATCTACCGCCGATAGATGAGCGTTTCCGGTATCTAATCGATCTTCATTCGGATACATTTAGGAGTGCATCGGAGTCTTGGGCCGAGTGTATCTAAAGTCCGCAGTCTGAGGATGGATGAGAAGGTGTGGACTGACAGCCTTATTCAGGTAGATACACACCTCACATACCTTTCTAGTCAAGAGGAGTCACATGACACCTGCAGGTGTACAGTAGCAGTGACCTGTCGCATTGTTTACTACAAGGGAACAAGTAACTTCCTTTGTGAACGAACATAATATTGCAACTGTGACAACTTCTGCTTTCACAAACGTGAGCTATTTCCCTTCTGTCAAAATGACAATGTCCATCCCATCTTTTCATTCAACAGGTGTTCTTGCAGCTAGGCAACGATCGCTCCAACCTGTTCTGGGCCTCAAACGTTCCGCCAAGCGAAACTATCCGTCCTTCGAGTAATAGTGAGGAACGGAAAAACTTTATCAAGACCAAGTACTGCCAAAGAAAATACAGACAGTACCACAGGTTGTTTGGCCGTCAGGAAGACCTCAACAAAGTGAGttgctgtttctctgtctgcccCATTATGTCTATTTTTACAAACGTTACCCAAGTATCATTCCTTTTTCTCATGCCCCTTCTCTGCCCTTCGCTCTGCCAGGCTCTGTGCAAGAGTGTTCAAACAGGTGACTTGCTAGAGACCATGTCATTGGTCTTCTGCGGGGCTGACGTGAACTGCCCAACCGGAGACCCAGATGTGCCCAACCCTCTGTGCATAGCCCAGAACTATGGACGGAAAGTGCAAGAAGAGTTCCTCTTTCATAACCTCAATACAGGTAACAAGATGTTCACCATTCACCCCCAACCAACGACAACCTTCACTGCGACACGACGTCCCTCGAATGGTTCCCTGAAACCCATTTTGTTCTGGAAAAAGCTGAACGTTTTGTAACTGTGTCCGTTCATGCAGAGTTTCCAGGGGTACAGGACGTAGAGCGGGTCATTCCGCAGGCTGTCTCGATCCCCCACGCTGGGATTTTGTTCAAGATTGGCTCCACGACGCGGGCAGTGACGGAGCGCAAAGGAAAAGCAGGTACAACGTTTATGTTTGTTGACACAATTAACAGTCGGCTGAAGTAATTACCGACCCAGCGGAAAAATACATCTGACGTGAAACATCTGAAGTCAAATCAATTACAATGCGAAGTTATCCACCGTGTCGGGGCTATGCAGACTTCAGCCAACGGTGGTGCATTCTGGACAAGGGCGTCTTCAAATACTTCGACTGCGAGAAGCGCGCGCACCCATGTGGAGAGATCAAGATGAGTGATGTCCAGTGCCTCGTGGTCAACCCTTTAGGGAAACATGGGTGAGTCGGGGAGCAACAGACAAAGCACTAGCCCTCCTCTTCCAACGGGACGGACACAAATTGGGTTTCGACCCGTGAAGCCTAAACTCTTTTTGTTCTTCTTCGACTCACCCCCTATCAGCTACTTACATACCTTTGAGCTGTACCAAATCTCTGGTCGAATACACCTGTTTGGAGCCGACACCCCAGATTCAGTGCAACAGTGGATAGAAACCATCGCCAAGGTAAGCTCGTTCCGATCTCACGCCGACGGCAAAACCTTCACTATTAAATGCTCGGGACAGTGCTGTAACCAGGTGGAGGACCAGGAACTAAATAGTGACGCTGTGTTGTCATGTGTGTCAGGCCATAGTGCCCCCAGAGGCGGAGGGCATGGCGAGCTGGTCCTTCGAGAGGGTGGGAAGGCTCCGCTACACCGAGGGGCCCAACCCACACAGCCCTCGAGCCTGCTGGGTGGCGGCGGGGGGCTCGACGCTCCTCGTCCTGTTCCACGCCTCCGACAGGCCAGAGAGCATCGACCTGCGTAAACTACAGGAACTCTGTGAGTCACAGGAGGGCGGGGAGTCTTGGTGGTCAtgtgacaaagggagagagagaaaaaaaaaaaaaaacagcagtgTAAGTGATGGTGTGGGTCTGATTGTGGTCTCAGGCGTGCAGCCGGAGCCCGGGCCTGTGGTGCTGGTGGATAGAGGCAGGACTTTGCGTCTCGAGGGGGACCGGAGGGCCGACTTCCCCGGCTGGGTGAGCAGCCTCCAGCAGGGGGCCGGTGGGGGTGACGGACCCCTGGACCAGCAGCAACTGACCGGCACGGATGTCCCCGTCATCGTGGACCGTTGCCTCGGCTTCATCACACAGTACGGTGGGTGGCTAGAGTCACTAGGCGGTTTGAAAAAAATCCCTCGAGTTTTGCGCGTCAGGTCAAACGTTCGTCGAGCGGCCATCTTTGTTATCGCGCGTCTATgttcttattttttttctttcttgcagGCTTGAAATCAGAAGGGATCTACCGGAAGGCGGGCGTGCAGTCGAAGGTGACGGCCCTGCTGTCTTCTCTGTGCCTGGACGCCCGGCGCGTCCAGCTGACGGAGGGGGACCACCAGGTGGATGACGTGGCCAACGCCGTGAAAAGGTTCCTCCGGAATGTCCGCGAGGGAGTCTTCGGCGGGGAACAGGCCTCCCTACCGTGGCTCCAAACCGTGGGTGAGTGCAGGCGTGCCCCGGAAAGACGGGTCTCCGggcattaaccccccccccccggaggcGGAAAGAACCGAAAACCGCCTCGTCATCTGTTTTgttccttcttcttctgtggtctgCCAAAGCAGCTCTCAGTGAAAAGAGTCAAAGGATCTCTCAATACCAGGCCCTGCTcgccagcctccccccagtccACCGGGCCACCCTGGGGGCCGTCATCAACCACCTCTACTGGtgagccccccctgccccccccccccacaccccccctcttTTCTTCCATCCTTGTGTTTCCATTTCACGGGGATGTCGAATGCGTTCATCTCCTCGCGCAAAGCACTAACCTCCCGAAATCTGTGGCGTCAAAAACCAGTGTCCAGTGCTTCGCCGAGGAGAACAAGATGGACGCGCACAGCCTGTCCATCGTGTTCGGCCCCACCCTCTTCCAGGCCGACGGCACCGACAAGAGCGCTGGCCAGGTGGTGGAAGACCTCGTCCAGCACTACCAGGCCGTCTTTGACGTGAGTGCGGCGCGTCTCAAAAGGGACGACGTCAACCGCCGAGGTTTGGAAGAAGAAACCCATCGTTCTGcttgttctcccccccccccccccccccgcaggtcGACGCGGAGCACTTCAAACGGCAGATCGACATGATTTCCCACATCATCAGAGCCAAGGAGGACCGACCGGATGAGGTGAGGGCGTACCCTTAGCGGCGCCGCACGCTCATCGTGACAGAACCCTTTGGGACGAATGAAGCGAATCGATTTGAAGCCACAGCATCACGACGTCCTCAATCTCGGTCCAGTGGCGCGTGGACTCGTCACACGAGGCCTCGCGTGTTTTGCGTGTCTGAATATCTGACGAAATGTTCCTGTGTTTCCAACAGGGACCTCTGACCCCACGCACCATCTGTGGGATTTACCTGgaagtgaaggaggagggatcAGAGCTGCTAGTCCAGGTCAGCTTTGCCATCATCCTTCACAGCCACCCCCTGAGATGCGGTTAGCCTTTTCACTCATCCGTAGGTTGGGTCTTGGATGAGGATTTAACAcagattcttttttttacaataacACCACCCCTGCTCTCCCGGTagtacagggagtcagatggctgagtggttagggagtcgggctattaatcagaaggttgttggttcgcttcccggctgtgccaaatgacgttgtgtccttgggcaatgcacttcaccctacttgcctctgggggaatgtccctgtacttactgtaagtcgctctggataagagcgtctgctaaatgactaaatggtaaATGTACTTATTGGTAGGGACGTTTCAATGGTCTGTTGACATGGTTACAGTAGGGGGCGTGTCCCAGTGAGGTCTGAACCTCCATCCGTCATCTAAGCCCCCTTTGCCCCTCCCTTTCCTACGGAAGGTGTCCCAGACGATGACCGCTCTGGAGGTGGTTTCTGAGGTTCTGAGGCGGAGGAACATCTCTCCACAGCCGGAAGACTACTGGAGCTGCTTCCTGGTCAACGACAAGGATGACATGGGTACACATCTGTGAATGGCTGAAAATGGGCGAACCGCCGTCAAAGTCGTCAAAAATCGTGTAAAATAAGTTGAGTCTATAATGTTCACGAAGGGATTATAAGAGTACGATTTTCCCGACTCCTTTAACAGAACGCCCTTTGCACTATCAGGAGCAAGTGCTCCCTGTATATTTTTCACTTGACAAAGACTGCCACCTGGTGATCAAGAAAAATGACTACATGAAAACCATTTTAACATGCACAGGTAAATACAAGATTTTCCCATCCTTGTAAGAGAACAGAggccttgacccccccccccccccaaaaacccCCCTCCattgtactttactgtactttACTCCTGTGAAAATGTAGTAGTCAGTGATGACTGTGTACCTCCTCCTATAGATGGCTGGGTGAACGTCACCAGAAAGGGC
The Osmerus mordax isolate fOsmMor3 chromosome 25, fOsmMor3.pri, whole genome shotgun sequence DNA segment above includes these coding regions:
- the arap1a gene encoding arf-GAP with Rho-GAP domain, ANK repeat and PH domain-containing protein 1; this translates as FIYPFPHFIQINHISSFHASIKVGLQKLDDQLRALQRCFKSIEEPVNMNNSEDADSDLFTNRNRSRSSFDEGSIYISCTRPHSFVDPGKPYSSHSPVIKTGWLDKTPPKGTLIFQKRWVTLDAEFLRYYQNEKEVFSKRFIAVSTIADVLSVGDQKFEVVTKNRTFLFRAENSAVRAGWVAVLKETIQQLCSNRKMRSASFSDAGGDSHGEKQGYLEMNGSRSKLFIVVSADRVFLYMNSEEHSQGIGITCIDMNMGSVKSSDTRAFSLNTCYKLFSFVAETSQQRDEWVEAMQACIGRSLSSDTVVWKVWVEESNRLCADCGEEDPDWASVNLCVVICKHCAGVHRSLGPSVSKVRSLRMDEKVWTDSLIQVFLQLGNDRSNLFWASNVPPSETIRPSSNSEERKNFIKTKYCQRKYRQYHRLFGRQEDLNKALCKSVQTGDLLETMSLVFCGADVNCPTGDPDVPNPLCIAQNYGRKVQEEFLFHNLNTEFPGVQDVERVIPQAVSIPHAGILFKIGSTTRAVTERKGKADFSQRWCILDKGVFKYFDCEKRAHPCGEIKMSDVQCLVVNPLGKHGYLHTFELYQISGRIHLFGADTPDSVQQWIETIAKAIVPPEAEGMASWSFERVGRLRYTEGPNPHSPRACWVAAGGSTLLVLFHASDRPESIDLRKLQELCVQPEPGPVVLVDRGRTLRLEGDRRADFPGWVSSLQQGAGGGDGPLDQQQLTGTDVPVIVDRCLGFITQYGLKSEGIYRKAGVQSKVTALLSSLCLDARRVQLTEGDHQVDDVANAVKRFLRNVREGVFGGEQASLPWLQTVALSEKSQRISQYQALLASLPPVHRATLGAVINHLYCVQCFAEENKMDAHSLSIVFGPTLFQADGTDKSAGQVVEDLVQHYQAVFDVDAEHFKRQIDMISHIIRAKEDRPDEGPLTPRTICGIYLEVKEEGSELLVQVSQTMTALEVVSEVLRRRNISPQPEDYWSCFLVNDKDDMERPLHYQEQVLPVYFSLDKDCHLVIKKNDYMKTILTCTDGWVNVTRKGHVQFCEEKGQRAKGSFSRRYCVITATSLEIYKTQKSNHPEKECQLQALKVYCGIRKKLQPPSSWGMTVEWTQDQHEMHRWYLCCESDHELTDWLATFLLLQHNGDLWPGTS